A window of the Maniola hyperantus chromosome 16, iAphHyp1.2, whole genome shotgun sequence genome harbors these coding sequences:
- the PCB gene encoding pyruvate carboxylase, mitochondrial isoform X1 → MQILRARFALRASASHFQAWSSARFASTDSKTVDYKPIRSVLVANRGEIAIRVFRACTELGIRSVAIYSEQDRLQMHRQKADESYLVGKGLPPVEAYLSIPEIIRVAKENDVDAVHPGYGLLSERSDFAEAVIKAGLRFIGPSPSVVQQMGDKVAARRAAIEAKVPIVAGTDGPITTKEEALQFCKQHGLPVIFKAAYGGGGRGMRVVKEMSEVASSFERASSEALGAFGNGSMFIERFIERPRHIEVQLLGDKAGNVVHLYERDCSVQRRHQKVVEIAPAPQLDPEIRKKMTDCAVHLARHVGYENAGTVEFLLDDKGNFYFIEVNARLQVEHTITEEVTGIDLVQSQIRVAEGMTLPELGLTQDKIRTQGYAIQCRVTTEDPANNFQPSTGRIEVFRSGEGMGIRLDSASTYAGAIISPYYDSLLVKVISHAQDLAASAAKMNRALREFRIRGVKTNIPFLLNVLENQKFLNGAVDTYFIDEHPQLFMFKASQNRAQKIISYLGQVLVNGPATPLATNIPPSDVKPYIPSVPLDLSPEAIKRHEMTGENTAVKPPKGFKEILTEGGPEAFAKAVRQNKGLLLMDTTYRDAHQSLLATRVRTHDLLGVSPYVAHNFSNLYALENWGGATFDVALRFLHECPWERLEDMRRLIPNVPFQMLLRGANAVGYTNYPDNVVYKFCDMAVKTGMDIFRVFDSLNYLPNLILGMDAAGKAGGVIEAAISYTGDVSDPNKKKYDLKYYLNLADELVKAGTHVLAIKDMAGLLKPQAAKLLISAIRDKHPSIPIHVHTHDTSGAGVASMLACAEAGADVVDVAVDSMSGMTSQPSMGALVASLQGTPLDTGIPLQTVSEYSAYWEQARTLYGPFECTATMKSGNADVYLNEIPGGQYTNLQFQAFSLGLGSQFEEVKKAYREANLLLGDIIKVTPSSKVVGDFAQFMVQNKLTAADIEARAEELSFPKSVVEFFQGAIGIPYGGFPEPLRSKILKDMPRIEGRPGQELPPLDFDKLKTDLKEHYPEVSDQDVMSAAMYPQVANDFFRIRDKYGPVKHLDTKTFLVGPSVGGTIEVKIERGKTLDIKTLAVSEEMTAAGEREVFFELNGQLRSVFVRDDQASKEMKIHPKAIKGDKNQVGAPMPGTVLTIKVAEGDHVDKGQAIAVLSAMKMEMIVQAPRAGTVKSVAVTNGQKLEGDDLICTIE, encoded by the exons GACTCAAAAACCGTAGACTACAAACCAATCAGAAGTGTCCTGGTCGCCAACAGGGGAGAGATCGCCATCAGAGTGTTCCGAGCATGCACGGAGCTCGGCATCCGGTCCGTCGCTATATACAGCGAACAGGATCGTCTACAGATGCACAG acaaAAAGCCGACGAGTCGTACCTAGTCGGCAAAGGCTTGCCTCCAGTAGAAGCGTACTTAAGTATTCCAGAGATCATCAGGGTAGCCAAAGAAAATGATGTGGACGCGGTGCATCCCGGATATGGATTGCTATCTGAGAg ATCGGACTTTGCAGAAGCAGTAATCAAAGCCGGACTTCGGTTCATCGGACCCTCACCATCGGTAGTCCAGCAGATGGGTGACAAAGTAGCTGCGAGAAGAGCCGCCATTGAAGCTA AGGTGCCTATAGTAGCGGGTACGGATGGACCGATAACGACAAAGGAGGAAGCTCTGCAGTTCTGTAAACAACACGGTCTTCCTGTTATATTCAAG GCCGCGTACGGAGGCGGTGGTCGAGGAATGAGGGTAGTAAAAGAAATGAGTGAAGTGGCGTCCTCCTTCGAAAGAGCGTCTTCAGAAGCGCTCGGTGCTTTCGGCAATGGCTCCATGTTTATTGAAAGATTCATCGAAAGGCCGAGACATATTGAAGTTCAGttactag GTGATAAAGCTGGGAACGTAGTGCATCTGTACGAAAGAGACTGTTCCGTGCAAAGGCGTCACCAAAAGGTTGTGGAAATAGCCCCCGCCCCACAACTTGACCCTGAG ATCCGTAAGAAGATGACAGACTGTGCAGTTCACTTGGCCAGACACGTGGGCTATGAGAATGCCGGTACAGTGGAATTCTTGTTGGACGACAAAGGCAATTTCTACTTCATTGAAGTTAATGCCAG GTTACAAGTAGAGCACACAATCACAGAAGAGGTGACAGGCATAGATCTCGTACAATCACAGATCAGGGTCGCGGAAGGCATGACCTTGCCCGAGTTGGGTCTGACTCAGGACAAGATCAGGACGCAAGGTTACGCCATCCAGTGCCGCGTCACGACTGAAGACCCCGCCAACAACTTCCAACCCAGCACCGGCAGGATTGAGGTGTTTAG atctgGCGAAGGCATGGGTATCCGATTGGACTCTGCATCAACGTACGCTGGCGCCATTATCTCACCGTACTACGATTCTCTGCTAGTTAAA GTAATCTCTCACGCACAAGACTTAGCAGCATCGGCCGCTAAAATGAACCGCGCGCTCCGCGAGTTCCGCATCCGCGGCGTCAAGACCAACATCCCCTTCCTGCTCAACGTTCTAGAAAACCAGAAGTTTTTGAATG GAGCCGTAGACACATACTTCATCGACGAGCATCCTCAGCTGTTCATGTTCAAAGCTTCACAAAACCGCGCACAAAAGATCATCAGCTACTTGGGCCAAGTATTGGTCAACGGACCGGCCACGCCTTTGGCCACGAACATACCACCTTCGGATGTGAAGCCTTACATCCCTTCAGTGCCGTTGG ACCTTTCACCTGAGGCCATTAAAAGACACGAAATGACAGGTGAAAATACAG CTGTCAAGCCACCGAAAGGCTTCAAGGAGATACTCACAGAAGGCGGTCCTGAAGCCTTCGCAAAAGCCGTCCGCCAGAACAAAGGGCTGTTACTCATGGACACAACGTACAGGGACGCCCATCAGTCCCTTCTGGCAACCAGAGTCAGGACACACGACCTTTTGGGCGTATCTCCCTACGTGGCACATAACTTCAGCAACCTGTACGCTTTGGAGAATTGGGGTGGAGCTACTTTCGACGTTGCGCttag gtTCCTCCACGAATGCCCGTGGGAGAGGCTGGAGGACATGCGCAGACTGATCCCCAACGTGCCGTTCCAAATGCTGCTGCGCGGCGCCAACGCGGTCGGCTACACCAACTACCCCGACAATGTCGTCTACAAGTTCTGCGATATGGCG GTTAAAACTGGGATGGACATATTCCGAGTTTTCGACTCCCTAAACTACCTACCGAACTTAATCCTTGGTATGGATGCGGCTGGCAAAGCCGGCGGCGTGATTGAAGCCGCCATTTCCTACACCGGAGACGTATCGGACCCCAACAAGAAGAAATACGACCTCAAGTACTATCTAAACCTTGCCGATGAGCTGGTGAAAGCCGGGACGCACGTGCTAGCTATCAAGGATATGGCTGGTCTGTTGAAGCCTCAGGCTGCCaa GTTACTGATATCAGCAATCCGTGACAAGCACCCGTCCATACCAATCCACGTCCACACTCACGACACGTCGGGCGCGGGCGTAGCCTCGATGCTGGCGTGCGCGGAGGCAGGCGCGGACGTGGTCGACGTGGCGGTGGACTCCATGTCCGGGATGACCAGCCAGCCCAGTATGGGAGCGTTGGTTGCTTCGCTGCAAGGAACGCCCCTGGATACCG GAATTCCTCTACAAACGGTGTCAGAATACTCAGCGTACTGGGAACAAGCCCGTACATTATATGGTCCCTTCGAATGTACCGCCACTATGAAGTCTGGCAACGCTGACGTATACCTGAACGAGATCCCCGGAGGCCAGTACACGAATTTGCAGTTCCAAGCCTTCTCATTGGGTCTGGGAAGCCAGTTTGAAGAAGTGAAGAAGGCATATAG GGAAGCTAACCTTCTGCTCGGAGACATAATCAAGGTGACTCCATCGTCCAAAGTGGTGGGAGACTTTGCCCAGTTCATGGTGCAGAACAAACTCACGGCGGCTGATATCGAAGCCCGAGCTGAAGAACTGTCCTTCCCTAAGTCTGTTGTGGAGTTCTTCCAGGGCGCTATCGGCATACCTTATGGAGGATTCCCTGAACCTCTTCG ATCAAAGATCCTAAAAGACATGCCAAGGATTGAAGGCCGACCGGGACAGGAACTACCGCCTCTTGACTTCGACAAGTTGAAGACGGACCTTAAGGAACATTACCCTGAG GTGTCAGACCAAGACGTGATGTCGGCAGCGATGTACCCTCAAGTGGCGAACGACTTCTTCCGCATCCGCGACAAGTACGGCCCCGTCAAGCATCTCGACACCAAGACCTTCCTCGTTGGACCCTCC GTTGGTGGAACGATCGAAGTGAAGATCGAGCGAGGCAAGACGTTAGACATCAAAACCTTAGCCGTTTCTGAGGAGATGACGGCGGCCGGGGAGCGGGAGGTGTTCTTTGAGCTCAACGGACAACTGAGATCCGTGTTTGTTAGGGACGACCAAGCTAGCAAG GAAATGAAGATCCATCCAAAAGCGATAAAAGGCGACAAGAACCAAGTAGGAGCTCCCATGCCAGGTACAGTCCTAACCATCAAAGTAGCCGAAGGCGACCACGTGGACAAGGGCCAAGCCATCGCTGTACTATCGGCCATGAAGATGGAGATGATAGTGCAGGCGCCGCGGGCCGGCACTGTCAAGTCTGTGGCCGTCACCAACGGGCAGAAACTCGAGGGCGATGATCTCATCTGCACCATCGAATAG
- the PCB gene encoding pyruvate carboxylase, mitochondrial isoform X2 — translation MQILRARFALRASASHFQAWSSARFASTDSKTVDYKPIRSVLVANRGEIAIRVFRACTELGIRSVAIYSEQDRLQMHRQKADESYLVGKGLPPVEAYLSIPEIIRVAKENDVDAVHPGYGLLSERSDFAEAVIKAGLRFIGPSPSVVQQMGDKVAARRAAIEAKVPIVAGTDGPITTKEEALQFCKQHGLPVIFKAAYGGGGRGMRVVKEMSEVASSFERASSEALGAFGNGSMFIERFIERPRHIEVQLLGDKAGNVVHLYERDCSVQRRHQKVVEIAPAPQLDPEIRKKMTDCAVHLARHVGYENAGTVEFLLDDKGNFYFIEVNARLQVEHTITEEVTGIDLVQSQIRVAEGMTLPELGLTQDKIRTQGYAIQCRVTTEDPANNFQPSTGRIEVFRSGEGMGIRLDSASTYAGAIISPYYDSLLVKVISHAQDLAASAAKMNRALREFRIRGVKTNIPFLLNVLENQKFLNGAVDTYFIDEHPQLFMFKASQNRAQKIISYLGQVLVNGPATPLATNIPPSDVKPYIPSVPLAVKPPKGFKEILTEGGPEAFAKAVRQNKGLLLMDTTYRDAHQSLLATRVRTHDLLGVSPYVAHNFSNLYALENWGGATFDVALRFLHECPWERLEDMRRLIPNVPFQMLLRGANAVGYTNYPDNVVYKFCDMAVKTGMDIFRVFDSLNYLPNLILGMDAAGKAGGVIEAAISYTGDVSDPNKKKYDLKYYLNLADELVKAGTHVLAIKDMAGLLKPQAAKLLISAIRDKHPSIPIHVHTHDTSGAGVASMLACAEAGADVVDVAVDSMSGMTSQPSMGALVASLQGTPLDTGIPLQTVSEYSAYWEQARTLYGPFECTATMKSGNADVYLNEIPGGQYTNLQFQAFSLGLGSQFEEVKKAYREANLLLGDIIKVTPSSKVVGDFAQFMVQNKLTAADIEARAEELSFPKSVVEFFQGAIGIPYGGFPEPLRSKILKDMPRIEGRPGQELPPLDFDKLKTDLKEHYPEVSDQDVMSAAMYPQVANDFFRIRDKYGPVKHLDTKTFLVGPSVGGTIEVKIERGKTLDIKTLAVSEEMTAAGEREVFFELNGQLRSVFVRDDQASKEMKIHPKAIKGDKNQVGAPMPGTVLTIKVAEGDHVDKGQAIAVLSAMKMEMIVQAPRAGTVKSVAVTNGQKLEGDDLICTIE, via the exons GACTCAAAAACCGTAGACTACAAACCAATCAGAAGTGTCCTGGTCGCCAACAGGGGAGAGATCGCCATCAGAGTGTTCCGAGCATGCACGGAGCTCGGCATCCGGTCCGTCGCTATATACAGCGAACAGGATCGTCTACAGATGCACAG acaaAAAGCCGACGAGTCGTACCTAGTCGGCAAAGGCTTGCCTCCAGTAGAAGCGTACTTAAGTATTCCAGAGATCATCAGGGTAGCCAAAGAAAATGATGTGGACGCGGTGCATCCCGGATATGGATTGCTATCTGAGAg ATCGGACTTTGCAGAAGCAGTAATCAAAGCCGGACTTCGGTTCATCGGACCCTCACCATCGGTAGTCCAGCAGATGGGTGACAAAGTAGCTGCGAGAAGAGCCGCCATTGAAGCTA AGGTGCCTATAGTAGCGGGTACGGATGGACCGATAACGACAAAGGAGGAAGCTCTGCAGTTCTGTAAACAACACGGTCTTCCTGTTATATTCAAG GCCGCGTACGGAGGCGGTGGTCGAGGAATGAGGGTAGTAAAAGAAATGAGTGAAGTGGCGTCCTCCTTCGAAAGAGCGTCTTCAGAAGCGCTCGGTGCTTTCGGCAATGGCTCCATGTTTATTGAAAGATTCATCGAAAGGCCGAGACATATTGAAGTTCAGttactag GTGATAAAGCTGGGAACGTAGTGCATCTGTACGAAAGAGACTGTTCCGTGCAAAGGCGTCACCAAAAGGTTGTGGAAATAGCCCCCGCCCCACAACTTGACCCTGAG ATCCGTAAGAAGATGACAGACTGTGCAGTTCACTTGGCCAGACACGTGGGCTATGAGAATGCCGGTACAGTGGAATTCTTGTTGGACGACAAAGGCAATTTCTACTTCATTGAAGTTAATGCCAG GTTACAAGTAGAGCACACAATCACAGAAGAGGTGACAGGCATAGATCTCGTACAATCACAGATCAGGGTCGCGGAAGGCATGACCTTGCCCGAGTTGGGTCTGACTCAGGACAAGATCAGGACGCAAGGTTACGCCATCCAGTGCCGCGTCACGACTGAAGACCCCGCCAACAACTTCCAACCCAGCACCGGCAGGATTGAGGTGTTTAG atctgGCGAAGGCATGGGTATCCGATTGGACTCTGCATCAACGTACGCTGGCGCCATTATCTCACCGTACTACGATTCTCTGCTAGTTAAA GTAATCTCTCACGCACAAGACTTAGCAGCATCGGCCGCTAAAATGAACCGCGCGCTCCGCGAGTTCCGCATCCGCGGCGTCAAGACCAACATCCCCTTCCTGCTCAACGTTCTAGAAAACCAGAAGTTTTTGAATG GAGCCGTAGACACATACTTCATCGACGAGCATCCTCAGCTGTTCATGTTCAAAGCTTCACAAAACCGCGCACAAAAGATCATCAGCTACTTGGGCCAAGTATTGGTCAACGGACCGGCCACGCCTTTGGCCACGAACATACCACCTTCGGATGTGAAGCCTTACATCCCTTCAGTGCCGTTGG CTGTCAAGCCACCGAAAGGCTTCAAGGAGATACTCACAGAAGGCGGTCCTGAAGCCTTCGCAAAAGCCGTCCGCCAGAACAAAGGGCTGTTACTCATGGACACAACGTACAGGGACGCCCATCAGTCCCTTCTGGCAACCAGAGTCAGGACACACGACCTTTTGGGCGTATCTCCCTACGTGGCACATAACTTCAGCAACCTGTACGCTTTGGAGAATTGGGGTGGAGCTACTTTCGACGTTGCGCttag gtTCCTCCACGAATGCCCGTGGGAGAGGCTGGAGGACATGCGCAGACTGATCCCCAACGTGCCGTTCCAAATGCTGCTGCGCGGCGCCAACGCGGTCGGCTACACCAACTACCCCGACAATGTCGTCTACAAGTTCTGCGATATGGCG GTTAAAACTGGGATGGACATATTCCGAGTTTTCGACTCCCTAAACTACCTACCGAACTTAATCCTTGGTATGGATGCGGCTGGCAAAGCCGGCGGCGTGATTGAAGCCGCCATTTCCTACACCGGAGACGTATCGGACCCCAACAAGAAGAAATACGACCTCAAGTACTATCTAAACCTTGCCGATGAGCTGGTGAAAGCCGGGACGCACGTGCTAGCTATCAAGGATATGGCTGGTCTGTTGAAGCCTCAGGCTGCCaa GTTACTGATATCAGCAATCCGTGACAAGCACCCGTCCATACCAATCCACGTCCACACTCACGACACGTCGGGCGCGGGCGTAGCCTCGATGCTGGCGTGCGCGGAGGCAGGCGCGGACGTGGTCGACGTGGCGGTGGACTCCATGTCCGGGATGACCAGCCAGCCCAGTATGGGAGCGTTGGTTGCTTCGCTGCAAGGAACGCCCCTGGATACCG GAATTCCTCTACAAACGGTGTCAGAATACTCAGCGTACTGGGAACAAGCCCGTACATTATATGGTCCCTTCGAATGTACCGCCACTATGAAGTCTGGCAACGCTGACGTATACCTGAACGAGATCCCCGGAGGCCAGTACACGAATTTGCAGTTCCAAGCCTTCTCATTGGGTCTGGGAAGCCAGTTTGAAGAAGTGAAGAAGGCATATAG GGAAGCTAACCTTCTGCTCGGAGACATAATCAAGGTGACTCCATCGTCCAAAGTGGTGGGAGACTTTGCCCAGTTCATGGTGCAGAACAAACTCACGGCGGCTGATATCGAAGCCCGAGCTGAAGAACTGTCCTTCCCTAAGTCTGTTGTGGAGTTCTTCCAGGGCGCTATCGGCATACCTTATGGAGGATTCCCTGAACCTCTTCG ATCAAAGATCCTAAAAGACATGCCAAGGATTGAAGGCCGACCGGGACAGGAACTACCGCCTCTTGACTTCGACAAGTTGAAGACGGACCTTAAGGAACATTACCCTGAG GTGTCAGACCAAGACGTGATGTCGGCAGCGATGTACCCTCAAGTGGCGAACGACTTCTTCCGCATCCGCGACAAGTACGGCCCCGTCAAGCATCTCGACACCAAGACCTTCCTCGTTGGACCCTCC GTTGGTGGAACGATCGAAGTGAAGATCGAGCGAGGCAAGACGTTAGACATCAAAACCTTAGCCGTTTCTGAGGAGATGACGGCGGCCGGGGAGCGGGAGGTGTTCTTTGAGCTCAACGGACAACTGAGATCCGTGTTTGTTAGGGACGACCAAGCTAGCAAG GAAATGAAGATCCATCCAAAAGCGATAAAAGGCGACAAGAACCAAGTAGGAGCTCCCATGCCAGGTACAGTCCTAACCATCAAAGTAGCCGAAGGCGACCACGTGGACAAGGGCCAAGCCATCGCTGTACTATCGGCCATGAAGATGGAGATGATAGTGCAGGCGCCGCGGGCCGGCACTGTCAAGTCTGTGGCCGTCACCAACGGGCAGAAACTCGAGGGCGATGATCTCATCTGCACCATCGAATAG